One segment of Fusarium oxysporum f. sp. lycopersici 4287 chromosome 7, whole genome shotgun sequence DNA contains the following:
- a CDS encoding propionyl-CoA synthetase, which translates to MPLSLRQAIQFIIYTRPPSLSVPTPTCPFNHRGCYLLSRYSSLPKPLVSTKSRSYSSIPSTALNKEPKIQGKNELPAMPHNQQDQHIQDEVLRHSLENPEDFWRHQAEHLHWHKSYSSTIQLTQKTLKSGVTHDSWEWFPDGEISTCYNCVDRHVLDGHGDSIAIYFDSPVTNTKAKYTYSQLLGEVETLAGALREQGIQKGDVVLLYMPTIPAAVIGILAANRLGAIHSIVFGGFAPNALAQRIDSCRPVAVLTASCGIDGNKPPIAYKGLVEEAIRLAGHKPHNVIVWQRDQLYWNLDHETGQLDWNTLVDSARSRGIKADCVPVKSTDPVYIIHTSGTTGTPKGVLRDAGGHAVGLHLSISYLFNIHGPGCVSFTASDIGWIVGHSYIIYGPLLTGAATVLYEGKPVGTPDASSFWRIVEEYKVNTMFTAPTALRAIRRDDPNNQSFIDYGKRGALKSLRALFLAGERSEPTLIDSYQQLLTQYCAENADVVDNWWSTEVGSPITGRALVPHAGKHRKTEVRGHPPPCLKAGSAGKAMPGFDVRIVDDEGNEVERGSMGNIVLAMPLAPTGFRTLWQDEERFWKGYLKRFEGKWLDTGDSGWIDQQGYIHVMARSDDVLNVSAHRLSSGSIEQAIAAHPRVVEVCIVGVPDSLKGQLPFAFVALSGQGCADPAVPSELVVKEIQQLVRGQVGAIASLGGIIQGKGMIPKTRSGKMLRRVLKEMAENAIRGDFEKEVAVPSTIEDVSTLTVARARIREYFERAETETDGMVKARL; encoded by the exons ATGCCGTTGAGCCTAAGACAAGCCATTCAATTTATCATATACACTCGGCCCCCTAGCTTATCGGTTCCCACTCCAACATGCCCCTTTAATCATCGTGGTTGCTATTTGTTGTCAAGATATTCTTCCCTGCCAAAGCCATTGGTGTCGACAAAATCACGGAGTTACTCATCCATACCAAGTACTGCATTGAATAAGGAGCCCAAGATACAAGGTAAGAACGAATTACCAGCTATGCCTCACAACCAGCAAGATCAACACATACAAGACGAGGTACTTCGGCATAGTCTTGAGAACCCTGAAGACTTCTGGAGACACCAAGCCGAGCATCTTCACTGGCATAAATCATACTCTTCAACCATCCAGCTCACTCAGAAAACTCTCAAGAGCGGTGTTACACATGATAGCTGGGAGTGGTTTCCAGACGGCGAAATATCTACTTGTTACAATTGCGTTGATCGACATGTACTTGATGGGCATGGCGATTCCATCGCTATCTACTTTGACAGTCCTGTGACAAACACAAAGGCAAAATATACATACAGtcagcttcttggcgaggTTGAGACTCTTGCTGGTGCTCTCAGAGAGCAAGGGATACAGAAGGGCGATGTAGTCCTGCTGTATA TGCCTACGATTCCCGCTGCCGTGATAGGTATTCTTGCTGCTAATCGACTGGGCGCTATCCATTCTATAGTGTTTGGTGGTTTTGCCCCTAATGCTCTGGCGCAACGTATCGATTCATGCCGTCCTGTGGCTGTTCTGACGGCGTCTTGTGGTATCGATGGCAACAAACCTCCAATTGCATATAAAGGCTTGGTAGAGGAAGCGATCCGGTTGGCTGGTCATAAACCCCATAATGTTATTGTCTGGCAAAGGGATCAGCTCTATTGGAATCTTGACCACGAGACTGGTCAGCTCGACTGGAACACATTAGTCGACAGTGCCCGATCTCGAGGAATCAAGGCGGACTGTGTGCCAGTCAAGAGCACCGACCCTGTTTATATCATCCACACTTCAGGCACCACTGGAACCCCAAAGGGTGTCCTCCGCGATGCTGGTGGTCACGCTGTCGGTCTGCACCTGTCCATAAGTTATCTGTTTAATATTCACGGACCTGGGTGTGTTTCTTTTACGGCATCGGATATTGGCTGGATCGTCGGTCACTCATACATCATCTACGGCCCACTCCTCACGGGAGCTGCAACTGTCTTGTACGAGGGCAAACCCGTCGGTACCCCTGATGCATCGTCATTCTGGCGAATAGTTGAAGAGTATAAAGTCAACACCATGTTTACAGCGCCAACAGCTCTACGTGCAATCAGGCGCGATGACCCCAATAACCAATCCTTCATCGATTACGGCAAACGGGGTGCTCTCAAGAGTTTGCGGgctctcttcctcgctgGAGAGCGCTCCGAACCTACTCTTATCGACAGTTATCAGCAGCTCCTGACTCAATATTGCGCTGAAAATGCAGACGTAGTTGATAATTGGTGGTCTACAGAAGTTGGTTCCCCCATCACTGGGCGAGCGCTCGTTCCGCACGCTGGCAAGCATCGCAAGACGGAAGTTCGTGGACACCCCCCTCCTTGCCTGAAGGCTGGTAGTGCTGGGAAAGCGATGCCAGGCTTTGACGTTCGTATCGTGGATGATGAGGGCAATGAGGTTGAGAGGGGATCCATGGGAAATATTGTCTTGGCAATGCCTCTCGCTCCGACAGGATTTCGTACTCTGTGGCAGGATGAAGAACGCTTTTGGAAAGGTTACTTGAAAAGATTCGAGGGAAAGTGGCTTGATACGGGTGATTCGGGCTGGATCGACCAGCAAGGTTATATCCATGTGATGGCACGCAGCGACGATGTTTTAAATGTCAGCGCGCATCGTCTATCAAGTG GATCTATTGAGCAGGCCATTGCAGCCCATCCTCGTGTCGTTGAAGTTTGTATTGTCGGCGTACCGGATTCACTCAAGGGTCAGCTTCCTTTCGCCTTCGTAGCACTTTCGGGACAAGGCTGTGCAGATCCAGCAGTGCCGAGTGAATTAGTCGTCAAGGAAATACAGCAGTTAGTCCGTGGTCAGGTGGGTGCTATAGCCTCATTAGGCGGCATCATCCAGGGCAAAGGAATGATCCCCAAAACAAGGTCTGGCAAAATGCTACGACGGGTACTCAAGGAGATGGCGGAGAATGCCATTCGTGGTGACTTCGAAAAGGAAGTTGCCGTTCCTAGCACGATTGAGGATGTGTCGACATTGACTGTTGCTCGTGCCAGGATCAGGGAGTACTTTGAACGAGCAGAAACCGAGACGGATGGCATGGTGAAGGCTCGCCTCTAG
- a CDS encoding propionyl-CoA synthetase, giving the protein MPLSLRQAIQFIIYTRPPSLSVPTPTCPFNHRGCYLLSRYSSLPKPLVSTKSRSYSSIPSTALNKEPKIQGKNELPAMPHNQQDQHIQDEVLRHSLENPEDFWRHQAEHLHWHKSYSSTIQLTQKTLKSGVTHDSWEWFPDGEISTCYNCVDRHVLDGHGDSIAIYFDSPVTNTKAKYTYSQLLGEVETLAGALREQGIQKGDVVLLYMPTIPAAVIGILAANRLGAIHSIVFGGFAPNALAQRIDSCRPVAVLTASCGIDGNKPPIAYKGLVEEAIRLAGHKPHNVIVWQRDQLYWNLDHETGQLDWNTLVDSARSRGIKADCVPVKSTDPVYIIHTSGTTGTPKGVLRDAGGHAVGLHLSISYLFNIHGPGCVSFTASDIGWIVGHSYIIYGPLLTGAATVLYEGKPVGTPDASSFWRIVEEYKVNTMFTAPTALRAIRRDDPNNQSFIDYGKRGALKSLRALFLAGERSEPTLIDSYQQLLTQYCAENADVVDNWWSTEVGSPITGRALVPHAGKHRKTEVRGHPPPCLKAGSAGKAMPGFDVRIVDDEGNEVERGSMGNIVLAMPLAPTGFRTLWQDEERFWKGYLKRFEGKWLDTGDSGWIDQQGYIHVMARSDDVLNVSAHRLSSGTLQFLRTSVWANSA; this is encoded by the exons ATGCCGTTGAGCCTAAGACAAGCCATTCAATTTATCATATACACTCGGCCCCCTAGCTTATCGGTTCCCACTCCAACATGCCCCTTTAATCATCGTGGTTGCTATTTGTTGTCAAGATATTCTTCCCTGCCAAAGCCATTGGTGTCGACAAAATCACGGAGTTACTCATCCATACCAAGTACTGCATTGAATAAGGAGCCCAAGATACAAGGTAAGAACGAATTACCAGCTATGCCTCACAACCAGCAAGATCAACACATACAAGACGAGGTACTTCGGCATAGTCTTGAGAACCCTGAAGACTTCTGGAGACACCAAGCCGAGCATCTTCACTGGCATAAATCATACTCTTCAACCATCCAGCTCACTCAGAAAACTCTCAAGAGCGGTGTTACACATGATAGCTGGGAGTGGTTTCCAGACGGCGAAATATCTACTTGTTACAATTGCGTTGATCGACATGTACTTGATGGGCATGGCGATTCCATCGCTATCTACTTTGACAGTCCTGTGACAAACACAAAGGCAAAATATACATACAGtcagcttcttggcgaggTTGAGACTCTTGCTGGTGCTCTCAGAGAGCAAGGGATACAGAAGGGCGATGTAGTCCTGCTGTATA TGCCTACGATTCCCGCTGCCGTGATAGGTATTCTTGCTGCTAATCGACTGGGCGCTATCCATTCTATAGTGTTTGGTGGTTTTGCCCCTAATGCTCTGGCGCAACGTATCGATTCATGCCGTCCTGTGGCTGTTCTGACGGCGTCTTGTGGTATCGATGGCAACAAACCTCCAATTGCATATAAAGGCTTGGTAGAGGAAGCGATCCGGTTGGCTGGTCATAAACCCCATAATGTTATTGTCTGGCAAAGGGATCAGCTCTATTGGAATCTTGACCACGAGACTGGTCAGCTCGACTGGAACACATTAGTCGACAGTGCCCGATCTCGAGGAATCAAGGCGGACTGTGTGCCAGTCAAGAGCACCGACCCTGTTTATATCATCCACACTTCAGGCACCACTGGAACCCCAAAGGGTGTCCTCCGCGATGCTGGTGGTCACGCTGTCGGTCTGCACCTGTCCATAAGTTATCTGTTTAATATTCACGGACCTGGGTGTGTTTCTTTTACGGCATCGGATATTGGCTGGATCGTCGGTCACTCATACATCATCTACGGCCCACTCCTCACGGGAGCTGCAACTGTCTTGTACGAGGGCAAACCCGTCGGTACCCCTGATGCATCGTCATTCTGGCGAATAGTTGAAGAGTATAAAGTCAACACCATGTTTACAGCGCCAACAGCTCTACGTGCAATCAGGCGCGATGACCCCAATAACCAATCCTTCATCGATTACGGCAAACGGGGTGCTCTCAAGAGTTTGCGGgctctcttcctcgctgGAGAGCGCTCCGAACCTACTCTTATCGACAGTTATCAGCAGCTCCTGACTCAATATTGCGCTGAAAATGCAGACGTAGTTGATAATTGGTGGTCTACAGAAGTTGGTTCCCCCATCACTGGGCGAGCGCTCGTTCCGCACGCTGGCAAGCATCGCAAGACGGAAGTTCGTGGACACCCCCCTCCTTGCCTGAAGGCTGGTAGTGCTGGGAAAGCGATGCCAGGCTTTGACGTTCGTATCGTGGATGATGAGGGCAATGAGGTTGAGAGGGGATCCATGGGAAATATTGTCTTGGCAATGCCTCTCGCTCCGACAGGATTTCGTACTCTGTGGCAGGATGAAGAACGCTTTTGGAAAGGTTACTTGAAAAGATTCGAGGGAAAGTGGCTTGATACGGGTGATTCGGGCTGGATCGACCAGCAAGGTTATATCCATGTGATGGCACGCAGCGACGATGTTTTAAATGTCAGCGCGCATCGTCTATCAAGTGGTACGCTTCAATTTCTTCGAACTTCGGTATGGGCTAACAGTGCGTAG
- a CDS encoding hypothetical protein (At least one base has a quality score < 10): MSHPIRKAAEPQHAASFDPWNSSSTGHQRPKSCPGTGWRESRNRKLNSQFRSGLSGGKRLSDTWGAGSEDYDVKRKMLVPKAVKERAQRSVKDMLVQPGKMRESLGVKDEVQEKGQEALMESRKLEDEAREAELPRRRMFDGVIVYVNGSSFPLISDLKLKQLVTEHGGQMSLHLGRRKVTHVILGRPAGGYSGAGGGLAGGKLEKEIRRTAGCGVKFVGAEWILESLQAGKRLPEARFSSTKIAPKAQDSVYSLFSRLSSGQSSKD; encoded by the exons atgtCACACCCTATACGAAAGGCCGCCGAGCCTCAGCACGCTGCGTCTTTTGACCCATGGAACTCATCGTCAACCGGCCACCAACGTCCGAAATCATGTCCCGGAACTGGCTGGCGCGAGTCCCGTAACCGCAAGCTCAACAGCCAATTTCGTAGCGGCTTATCTGGTGGCAAGCGTCTAAGCGACACATGGGGTGCTGGCTCAGAGGATTACGATGTGAAGCGCAAGATGTTGGTCCCCAAGGCCGTGAAAGAAAGGGCACAACGGAGCGTAAAGGACATGCTCGTGCAACCAGGCAAGATGCGTGAGAGTCTGGGGGTGAAGGATGAGGTTCAGGaaaaaggacaagaagcaCTCATGGAATCAAGAAAACTGGAGGATGAAGCAAGAGAAGCAGAGCTGCCTCGCCGACGGATGTTTGATGGGGTGATTGTTTACGTTAACGGGAGTAGTTTCCCTCTCATATCagatctcaagctcaagcagctTGTCACCGAACATGGAGGTCAGATGTCATTGCACCTCGGACGCCGGAAAGTCACCCATGTCATTCTAGGAAGGCCAGCTGGAGGATACTCGGGCGCTGGAGGAGGTCTTGCCGGAGGAAAACTAGAAAAAGAGATTAGGAGAACGGCTGGGTGTGGTGTTAAGTTTGTTGGTGCTGAATG GATCCTCGAAAGCCTGCAGGCTGGAAAAAGACTACCCGAAGCACGCTTCTCCAGTACTAAGATAGCACCCAAGGCACAGGACAGCGTCTATAGCCTCTTCTCGAGGCTGTCGAGTGGCCAGTCATCCAAGGACTGA